Proteins encoded together in one Epinephelus lanceolatus isolate andai-2023 chromosome 4, ASM4190304v1, whole genome shotgun sequence window:
- the laynb gene encoding chondrolectin — MDFMKLFGTVIAVLFHPGSASKINGQRICRRGTERPCYKVSYIQDSRRRLTFEDARQACRSDGGDLLSIETDSEQRLMERFIQQLQVGDGDFWIGLRRSPQRYRAGTTSPGCPSQYYWLDGSKAKFRNWHWDEPSCGVEMCVVLYHQPSAPPDEEGHFLFQWNDDNCNSKNNFVCKYPEENVPVFTDEGNTAHAVPTLRPSVFSTTERDESIKIGLPESSVSLSDNTLYVSHILYATIPALLLLLFAAAGFFCYRQHAKRRKTETESYPSRSKPWMPTTASPYAIQGPYAFSDVTKLPHTALDSRILADIMTKYSCAPSQGSQCDDYENVSCADRESGFVTNDIYETCRAQSRQAGWVENEIYG; from the exons GCCAAAGGATCTGTCGGCGCGGGACAGAACGCCCATGCTACAAGGTGTCCTACATCCAGGACAGCAGGCGGAGGCTGACCTTCGAGGACGCCAGGCAGGCCTGCAGGTCAGATGGAGGCGATCTGCTCAGCATTGAAACAGATAGCGAGCAGCGACTGATGGAGAGGTTCatacagcagctgcaggttggGGACGGAGACTTCTGGATCGGGCTCCGGCGCAGCCCACAGCGCTACAGGGCAGGGACCACAAGCCCAGGGTGCCCCTCGCAGTACTATTGGCTCGATGGAAGCAAGGCCAAGTTCAG GAACTGGCACTGGGACGAGCCGTCGTGTGGTGTTGAAATGTGTGTGGTTCTGTACCACCAGCCCTCTGCACCACCTGACGAAGAAGGTCATTTCCTGTTCCAGTGGAACGATGACAACTGCAACTCCAAGAACAACTTTGTCTGCAAATACCCAGAAG AAAACGTACCAGTATTTACTGATGAAGGGAACACAGCACATGCAG TTCCAACTCTGAGGCCCAGCGTGTTCTCAACTACAGAGAGGGATGAGTCGATAAAAATAGGACTACCTGAGTCATCGG TCTCTCTCTCAGACAACACCCTGTATGTTTCCCACATCCTTTATGCAACTAttcctgctctgctgctgctgctgtttgcagcTGCTGGGTTCTTTTGCTACAGACAGCATGCTAAGAG GAGGAAGACAGAAACCGAAAGCTACCCCAGTAGATCAAAACCATGGATGCCAACAACAGCTTCACCTTATGCCATACAAGGACCTTACGCCTTCAGTGACGTTACCAAACTGCCTCACACTGCTCTGGACAGCAGGATACTGGCAGACATCATGACAAAGTACTCCTGTGCTCCCTCCCAGGGCTCCCAGTGTGACGATTATGAGAACGTGTCATGCGCGGACAGGGAGAGTGGCTTTGTGACCAACGACATCTATGAGACCTGCAGAGCTCAGAGCCGGCAGGCTGGGTGGGTGGAAAATGAGATCTATGGATAA